The stretch of DNA TGATGTGGCGCGCGCTCCTGGAGAAGCCGGAGTAGTCAGGGACCCCACGAACCGATCGTCGCCCGCGGCGTCAGTAAGTCGCTGCGGGGACAGCCACCCGCGGCGTCAGTAAGTCGCTGCGGGGACGGTCACCCGCGGCGTCAGTAGTCGCTGCGGGAACGGCCACCCGCGGCGTCAGTAAGTCGCTGCGGGGACGGCCACCCGCAGCGTCAGTAGTCGCTGCGGGAACGGCCACCCGCGGCGTCAGTAAGTCACTGCGGGGACGGCCACCCGCAGCGTCAGTAGTCGCCCAGCCGGGACTGCCCGTCCTCGCCGTCGGCGACGCCGGCGAGGTCGGCCGCACGAGCGATCGCCTCCGAGAACGTGTCCCGCTGGGAGGCGTCGTACAGCGTCGCCGCCGGGTGTACCGAGACCAGCACGCGCTGGGAGCGGTCGCCGACGCGGGCGTCCTGTACGTCGCCCGCCTCCGTCGTCACCGCCACGTCGCGGTCGAGGAGGTGCTCGCTGGGCACTTTCCCGAGCGTGACCACCAGCTCCGGGTCGACGGCCTCGATCTCGCGGTCGAGGTAGCCCCGGCAGTTCGACAGCTCCTCCTTGTGGGGGTCGCGGTTCTCCGGCGGTCGACAGCGCACGCAGTTGGTGATCCGGACGTCCGATCGCGCGAGCCCGGCATCCCGGAGCGCCTCGTCGAGCACGTCGCCCGAGCGGCCGATGAACGGCTCGCCGCCCTCGTCCTCCTGCTGGCCGGGCGCTTCACCGAGAAACAGCAGGTCGGCGTCGGCGGGCCCGACGCCGTCGACGATGCGACTCCGCGACTCGACGAGCGCGGGACAGCGCTCGCAGGACTCCACACAGAGACCGTCGCTCATACCGGATGGGGGGCGGCGACCGGCTTGAAGGGTGGCGCTTCGTTCCGGCAACGTCGGCGGGCGCCGGAAGCTTGGAGTCAGTACGGGCGGAGGCACGACCATGATCCCCATCATCGACGGCCACAACGACACGCTGCTCGCGGCGACCAGCGACCGCGCTGGCGGCGACTTCCTCGGTAGCGAGCCCACCGACGGCCATTTGGACCTCGCCCGCGCGGGGGAGGCCGGACTCGCGGCCGGGATCTTCGCCGCATTCGTCCCGAACGAGGAGGAGATGGGCGACTGGCGCGAGCTCCCGCCGGCGGTCGATCCGGAACGTGCCCGCCGGATCGTCGACGAGCAGTTCGAAACGCTGCAGGAGTGGGCCGAGGCGACCGACCGCTTCCGTGTGATCGGCGATATCGACGATCTCGACGCCTGTCTCGCCGGTGACGCGGTCGGCGGGATTCCCCATATCGAGGGCGCCGGTGCCGTCGACCCGGACCTCGTAAATCTCGAATCGCTATACGAAACCGGGCTACGATCGCTCGGGCTCGTCTGGTCGCGGCCCAACGCCTTCGCCCACGGCGTCCCCTTCGAGCACGACGCGACGCCCGATATCGGGCCGGGGCTGACCGACGCGGGGTTCGATCTGGTCGATGCCTGCGAGGATCGGGGGATCGTGGTCGACCTCGCACACCTGAACGCCGCGGGCTTCTGGGACGTGGCAGAGACCGTCGATTCGCCGCTGGTGGTCTCCCACGCCGGCGCACACGGCGTCTCGCCGGCGTCGCGAAACCTCACCGACGAGCAGTTGCACGCCGTCGCCGACAGCGGTGGGATCGTCGGCTGTACGTTCGGAACCGCCCATCTCCGGCCGGACGGGGAACGCGGGAAGGACGCCGAGCTATCGACGCTGTTGGATCACATCGAGTACTTCGCCGACCGGATGGGCGTCGAGCACGTCGGGCTCGGGTCGGATTTCGACGGGGCAACCGTGCCGGAGGCCGTCGGGGACGTGACGGGGCTCCGGGACGTGCTCGACGGACTCGAAGCCCGAGGGTTCGACCGCCCGGAGCGAGAAGCGATCGCGGCCGGCAACTGGCGGCGAGTGCTCGGGGAGTGGTGGCAGTGACACGACCACTCGGGGAGAAAGTTTAAACCGAACAGCGGGGAGAAACAACGTATGGTCGAAGCGCTGGCGGTCGCGAGTGGGAAGGGCGGGGTGGGGAAGACCACCAGCACGCTCGCGCTGGGCATGGCGCTCGCCGACGACCACGACGTGACGGTCGTCGACGCCGACACCGGGATGGCGAACCTCTGTTTCCACACCGGGCTCGCGGACGCTGACACCACGCTGCAGGACCTGCTGCTGGCCGACGCCGACGCAGCGGTCGAGGACGCGGTGTACGAACGGTTCGGGCTCTCGCTCGTCCCCTGTGGCACCTCCCTCGCCGCGTTCCGCGACGCCGACGCGACCCGACTCCGCGAGGTGGTCGCCGAGCTCGCGACCGGCACCGACGTTCTCCTCTTCGACTCCGCGGCGGCGCTTGGCTCGCAGTCGGCGGTGCTTCCGCTGGTGCTCGCGGACCGTACGGTGGTCGTGCTCCAGCCGACGATTCCGTCGCTGTCGGACGGCCTGAAGGTGCAGGAGTACGCTCGATCCTACGGTACCGAGACTGCCGGCGTGCTGTTCAACCGCGTACAGGACGACGAAGCGATCGACCGTGTCGCCGAGCAGGCCGAGCAGTACTTCGGCGGGCCGACGCTTGCGACGGTGCCCGAGAGCGACGCCGCGCGGGCGGCCCGGCGGGCGGGCGAACCCCTGCTCGCGTACGCGCCCGACTCCGCGGCGGCGGCGGCGTACCGGCGGGCGGCCGACCGCCTCGATCTGCGGGACGGCGACGAGGGAGCGGTCGCCGAACGGTTCCGCTCGGCGGTGATCCCCGAGCCCCCATGAACCTGGCTGACGCCGAACTGAATATCCCCGAGGGGCGGCTCGTCCGCTCGCGGGTCGGTGTCGCGAGCGCGCTCGAGGCCGCCCTGGCACGGAATCTGACGGGGTACGCCCGGATCGATCCGGACTCGCTGCTGGCCGACGGCGAGCCCGGGGTGCTCACGTTCGCGGAGGGCGTTCCGCGTGCCGCGTACTGCGAGCGTGGTGGGAGTCACGGAAGCAAGCGCAGCG from Halolamina sediminis encodes:
- a CDS encoding uracil-DNA glycosylase encodes the protein MSDGLCVESCERCPALVESRSRIVDGVGPADADLLFLGEAPGQQEDEGGEPFIGRSGDVLDEALRDAGLARSDVRITNCVRCRPPENRDPHKEELSNCRGYLDREIEAVDPELVVTLGKVPSEHLLDRDVAVTTEAGDVQDARVGDRSQRVLVSVHPAATLYDASQRDTFSEAIARAADLAGVADGEDGQSRLGDY
- a CDS encoding dipeptidase; the protein is MIPIIDGHNDTLLAATSDRAGGDFLGSEPTDGHLDLARAGEAGLAAGIFAAFVPNEEEMGDWRELPPAVDPERARRIVDEQFETLQEWAEATDRFRVIGDIDDLDACLAGDAVGGIPHIEGAGAVDPDLVNLESLYETGLRSLGLVWSRPNAFAHGVPFEHDATPDIGPGLTDAGFDLVDACEDRGIVVDLAHLNAAGFWDVAETVDSPLVVSHAGAHGVSPASRNLTDEQLHAVADSGGIVGCTFGTAHLRPDGERGKDAELSTLLDHIEYFADRMGVEHVGLGSDFDGATVPEAVGDVTGLRDVLDGLEARGFDRPEREAIAAGNWRRVLGEWWQ
- a CDS encoding nucleotide-binding protein produces the protein MVEALAVASGKGGVGKTTSTLALGMALADDHDVTVVDADTGMANLCFHTGLADADTTLQDLLLADADAAVEDAVYERFGLSLVPCGTSLAAFRDADATRLREVVAELATGTDVLLFDSAAALGSQSAVLPLVLADRTVVVLQPTIPSLSDGLKVQEYARSYGTETAGVLFNRVQDDEAIDRVAEQAEQYFGGPTLATVPESDAARAARRAGEPLLAYAPDSAAAAAYRRAADRLDLRDGDEGAVAERFRSAVIPEPP